Proteins co-encoded in one Enterobacter sp. R4-368 genomic window:
- the rsuA gene encoding 16S rRNA pseudouridine(516) synthase RsuA: MRLDKFIAQQLGVSRAIAGREIRGQRVTVNGEIVRDTAFKLQPEHEVEYDGNSLVQQNGPRYFMLHKPEGYVCSTDDPDHPTVLYFLDEPVAHKLHAAGRLDIDTTGLVLMTDDGQWSHRITSPRHHCEKTYLVTLESPVADDTAEQFARGVQLHNEKDLTKPAVVEVITPTQVRLTISEGRYHQVKRMFAAVGNHVVGLHRERIGAIALDADLEPGEYRPLTEDEIASVGMPPR; this comes from the coding sequence ATGCGACTTGATAAGTTTATCGCTCAGCAACTCGGCGTCAGCCGCGCTATTGCCGGGCGTGAAATCCGCGGCCAGCGCGTTACGGTCAATGGTGAGATCGTCAGAGATACCGCCTTTAAACTGCAACCCGAACACGAGGTTGAATACGACGGCAATTCCCTCGTTCAGCAAAATGGCCCGCGCTACTTTATGCTGCACAAGCCAGAAGGTTACGTCTGCTCGACGGACGATCCGGATCACCCGACGGTTCTCTATTTCCTCGATGAGCCGGTGGCGCATAAGCTGCATGCGGCGGGGCGCCTGGATATTGATACCACCGGTCTGGTATTGATGACCGACGATGGTCAATGGTCGCACCGCATTACTTCGCCGCGCCATCACTGCGAAAAAACCTATCTGGTGACGCTTGAATCGCCGGTCGCAGATGACACCGCTGAGCAGTTTGCCCGTGGCGTACAGTTGCATAATGAAAAAGATCTCACCAAACCAGCGGTGGTGGAAGTTATCACGCCGACACAAGTGCGTCTGACCATCAGCGAGGGGCGTTACCATCAGGTAAAACGGATGTTCGCTGCCGTTGGCAACCATGTTGTGGGCCTGCACCGTGAACGCATTGGTGCGATTGCGCTTGATGCGGATCTCGAACCGGGCGAATACCGGCCATTAACCGAAGATGAAATTGCCAGCGTTGGCATGCCACCCCGCTAA
- a CDS encoding Bcr/CflA family multidrug efflux MFS transporter, with protein MTRRPHSSLSIVFILGLLAMLMPLSIDMYLPALPVIAEQFGVPAGSAQMTLSTYILGFAVGQLLYGPMADSIGRKPVILGGTLVFAAAAVACALAQSIEQLITMRFFHGLAAAAASVVINALMRDIYPREEFSRMMSFVMLVTTIAPLLAPMIGGAVLVWFNWHAIFWILAIAALLVSAMIVFFIRETLPVEKRQKFHFRTTLGNFASLFRHKRVLSYMLASGFSFAGMFSFLSAGPFVYIEINHISPQDFGYYFALNIVFLFVTTMINGRIVRRVGALNMFRSGLWVQFAMALWMVVTALLDVGFWSLVLGVAAFVGCVALVASNAMAVILDEFPHMAGTASSLAGTFRFGIGAIVGALLSMATFNTAWPMIWSITFCATCSILFYLYASRAKKSA; from the coding sequence GTGACCCGCAGGCCACACTCATCACTGAGCATTGTGTTTATCCTTGGTCTGTTGGCCATGCTGATGCCGTTATCCATCGATATGTATCTACCTGCGCTGCCGGTGATTGCCGAACAGTTTGGCGTTCCGGCGGGCAGCGCGCAGATGACGCTGAGTACCTATATTCTGGGCTTTGCGGTCGGTCAGTTGTTATACGGGCCGATGGCCGACAGCATCGGGCGTAAGCCGGTTATTCTCGGCGGCACGCTGGTTTTTGCCGCCGCTGCCGTTGCCTGTGCCCTGGCACAGAGCATTGAGCAGTTGATTACCATGCGCTTTTTTCATGGTCTTGCGGCGGCAGCGGCAAGCGTGGTGATTAACGCGCTGATGCGCGATATTTACCCACGCGAAGAGTTCTCCCGCATGATGTCGTTTGTCATGCTGGTGACCACCATTGCGCCGCTGCTGGCCCCGATGATTGGCGGCGCGGTATTGGTCTGGTTCAACTGGCACGCCATTTTCTGGATCCTGGCGATTGCCGCATTGCTGGTCTCGGCAATGATTGTCTTTTTTATCCGCGAAACGCTTCCGGTTGAAAAACGGCAAAAATTCCATTTCCGCACCACGCTTGGCAACTTCGCGTCGCTGTTTCGCCATAAACGCGTACTGAGCTATATGCTGGCGAGCGGTTTCAGCTTTGCCGGTATGTTCTCTTTTCTCAGCGCCGGGCCGTTTGTCTATATTGAAATTAACCATATCTCACCGCAGGACTTTGGTTACTACTTTGCGCTGAACATTGTGTTCCTGTTTGTGACGACGATGATTAATGGTCGCATCGTTCGCCGTGTTGGTGCCTTAAATATGTTCCGCAGCGGGCTGTGGGTGCAATTTGCCATGGCGTTGTGGATGGTGGTGACGGCGCTGCTGGATGTCGGTTTCTGGTCGCTGGTGCTGGGCGTTGCGGCGTTTGTCGGCTGCGTTGCGCTGGTGGCTTCAAACGCGATGGCGGTGATCCTGGATGAGTTTCCGCACATGGCGGGCACGGCATCATCACTGGCGGGGACGTTCCGTTTTGGCATTGGCGCCATTGTGGGGGCACTGCTGTCGATGGCGACCTTTAACACCGCCTGGCCGATGATTTGGTCAATTACCTTCTGCGCTACCTGCTCGATTCTCTTCTATCTCTATGCCAGCCGGGCGAAAAAATCGGCATAA